One segment of Mycolicibacterium baixiangningiae DNA contains the following:
- the poxB gene encoding ubiquinone-dependent pyruvate dehydrogenase produces MATVAQHLISTLEASGVRRVYGLPGDSLNGFTDAIRRSAAITWEHVRHEEAAAFAATADAALTGQLAVCAGSCGPGNLHLINGLYDAQRTRVPVLAVAAHIPIGEIGSGYFQETHPQELFRECSVYCELVSNAESAPRIFEMAIRAAVEESGVAVVVVPGEVFQSRLSAGRWTNRPVVASRSVIRPDDASLRRAADLLDAATRVTILGGAGTAGAHDEVVRLAAALQSPIVHAFRGKEHLEYDNPYDVGMTGLLGYASGYKAIKEADLLLMLGTDFPYSQFYPEDATVIQVDIRGSHLGRRTPVDLGLVGTVKDTVEALLPLVAGKSDRTHLDRSLNHYRRTRRSLDGLAVNDRDRTPIRPEYVAGVVNRLAADDAVFTFDVGSPTIWAARYLTMNGRRRLSGSFTHGTMACALPHAIGAQTADRGRQVIALAGDGGLAMLFGELMTLLQNDLPVTMIVFNNSSLNFVELEMKSAGVVNYATDLKNPDFAAVAEALGMFGRRVEHPGDLEQAVADALAHDGPALVDVVVARQELTIPPAISAEQAKGFTVYAIRTILAGRGDELLDLVTTNVARRILD; encoded by the coding sequence GTGGCAACCGTCGCGCAGCACCTCATCTCGACCCTCGAGGCCAGCGGGGTGCGCCGGGTCTACGGCCTGCCCGGCGACAGCCTCAACGGCTTCACCGATGCGATCCGGCGGTCCGCGGCCATCACGTGGGAGCACGTACGCCACGAGGAGGCCGCGGCGTTTGCCGCGACCGCCGACGCCGCGCTGACGGGTCAGCTCGCGGTCTGCGCGGGGAGTTGCGGGCCCGGAAACCTGCATCTGATCAACGGTCTGTACGACGCGCAGCGCACGCGGGTGCCCGTGCTCGCGGTCGCCGCCCACATCCCGATCGGGGAGATCGGGTCCGGCTACTTCCAGGAGACGCATCCGCAGGAGCTGTTCCGCGAGTGCAGCGTGTACTGCGAACTGGTCAGCAACGCCGAATCGGCGCCCCGCATCTTCGAGATGGCCATTCGCGCCGCGGTCGAGGAGTCCGGGGTGGCCGTCGTGGTGGTCCCCGGTGAGGTCTTCCAGAGTCGGCTGTCGGCGGGGCGGTGGACCAACCGGCCGGTGGTGGCCAGCCGTTCGGTCATCCGTCCCGACGACGCGTCGCTGCGGCGCGCGGCGGACCTGCTCGACGCCGCGACACGGGTGACGATCCTCGGCGGGGCGGGGACCGCCGGCGCGCACGACGAGGTGGTGCGGCTCGCCGCGGCCCTGCAGTCGCCGATCGTGCACGCCTTCCGCGGTAAGGAGCACCTCGAGTACGACAATCCGTACGACGTCGGGATGACCGGGCTGCTCGGCTACGCCTCGGGCTACAAGGCGATCAAGGAAGCGGATCTGCTGCTGATGCTGGGCACGGACTTCCCGTATTCGCAGTTCTATCCCGAGGACGCCACGGTCATTCAGGTCGACATCCGCGGGAGTCATCTGGGCCGGCGCACCCCTGTCGATCTGGGGCTCGTCGGCACCGTCAAGGACACCGTTGAGGCGCTGCTGCCGCTGGTGGCCGGGAAATCCGACCGCACCCATCTTGACCGGTCGCTCAACCACTACCGGCGTACCCGCCGATCGCTGGACGGGCTGGCGGTCAACGACCGCGACCGCACACCGATCCGCCCGGAGTACGTCGCCGGCGTGGTGAACCGGTTGGCCGCCGACGACGCCGTGTTCACCTTCGATGTCGGGTCCCCGACGATCTGGGCGGCGCGGTATCTGACGATGAACGGCCGGCGGCGGCTGAGCGGTTCGTTCACCCACGGGACGATGGCGTGCGCGTTACCCCACGCGATCGGCGCGCAGACCGCCGACCGGGGCAGGCAGGTGATCGCGCTGGCCGGTGACGGCGGGCTGGCGATGCTGTTCGGCGAGCTCATGACGCTGTTGCAGAACGACCTTCCGGTCACGATGATCGTGTTCAACAACTCGTCGCTGAACTTCGTCGAACTGGAGATGAAATCGGCCGGCGTCGTCAACTACGCCACAGACCTGAAGAACCCGGACTTCGCCGCGGTCGCCGAAGCGCTCGGCATGTTCGGGCGCCGCGTCGAGCACCCCGGCGACCTCGAACAGGCGGTCGCCGACGCCCTGGCCCACGACGGCCCGGCGCTGGTGGATGTCGTGGTGGCCCGTCAGGAACTGACGATTCCGCCGGCGATCTCGGCCGAACAGGCGAAGGGCTTCACGGTCTACGCCATCCGCACCATCCTCGCCGGCCGCGGCGACGAGCTCCTCGACCTGGTCACCACCAACGTCGCCCGCCGCATCCTGGACTGA
- a CDS encoding RelA/SpoT family protein yields the protein MADDTTTAGPVTAPLPIVDVPEPATPDAPKADAPKADAPKADAPKASSSASRRVRARLARRMTAQRGTVNPVLEPLVAVHKEFYPKADLTLLQRAYEVAEQRHADQMRRSGDPYITHPLAVANILAELGMDTTTLIAALLHDTVEDTGYTLDALTAEFGAEVGHLVDGVTKLDKVALGTAAEGETIRKMIIAMARDPRVLVIKVADRLHNMRTMRFLPPEKQARKARETLEVIAPLAHRLGMATVKWELEDLSFAILHPKKYDEIVRLVADRAPSRDTYLAKVRAEINATLSKSKINAVVEGRPKHYWSIYQKMIVKGRDFDDIHDLVGVRILCDEIRDCYAAVGVVHSLWQPMAGRFKDYIAQPRYGVYQSLHTTVVGPEGKPLEVQLRTRDMHRTAEYGIAAHWRYKEAKGRNSSPAGHTAAEIDDMAWMRQLLDWQREAADPGEFLESLRYDLAVQEIFVFTPKGDVITLPAGSTPVDFAYAVHTEVGHRCIGARVNGRLVALERKLENGEVVEIFTSKAQGAGPSRDWQGFVVSPRAKAKIRQWFAKERREEALEAGKDAIGREVRRGGLPLQRLMNGESMAALARELRYADVSALYTAVGEGHVSARHVVQRLLAQFGGDDAAEDELAERSTPATMPVRQRSTDDTGVSVPGAPGVLTKLAKCCTPVPGDQIMGFVTRGGGVSVHRTDCTNAESLQDQAERIIDVEWAPSPSSVFLVAIQVEALDRHRLLSDVTRVLADEKVNILSASVTTSNDRVAISRFTFEMGDPKHLGYLLRVVRNVEGVFDVYRVTSAA from the coding sequence ATGGCTGACGACACGACCACGGCCGGACCGGTCACCGCACCGCTGCCGATCGTCGACGTCCCCGAACCCGCGACGCCGGACGCTCCCAAGGCCGACGCTCCGAAGGCCGACGCTCCGAAGGCCGACGCTCCGAAGGCATCGTCGAGCGCGTCGCGGCGCGTACGGGCACGCCTGGCCCGCCGGATGACCGCACAGCGCGGCACGGTCAACCCCGTGCTCGAGCCGCTGGTGGCGGTGCACAAGGAGTTCTATCCCAAGGCCGACCTGACGCTGTTGCAGCGCGCCTACGAGGTCGCCGAGCAGCGGCATGCCGATCAGATGCGCCGATCCGGTGACCCGTACATCACCCATCCGCTGGCGGTGGCCAACATCCTCGCGGAACTGGGGATGGACACCACCACGCTGATCGCCGCATTGCTGCACGACACCGTCGAGGACACCGGCTACACCCTCGACGCGCTGACCGCAGAATTCGGCGCCGAGGTAGGCCATCTGGTCGACGGCGTCACCAAACTCGACAAGGTGGCGCTGGGCACCGCCGCCGAGGGCGAGACCATTCGCAAGATGATCATCGCGATGGCACGCGATCCGCGCGTCCTGGTGATCAAGGTCGCCGACCGGCTGCACAACATGCGCACCATGCGGTTCCTGCCGCCGGAGAAGCAGGCCCGCAAAGCCCGTGAGACGCTGGAAGTCATTGCCCCCCTTGCTCATCGGCTGGGTATGGCCACGGTCAAGTGGGAACTCGAAGACCTGTCCTTCGCGATCCTGCACCCGAAGAAGTACGACGAGATCGTGCGCCTGGTCGCCGACCGGGCCCCCTCGCGCGACACCTATCTGGCCAAGGTGCGCGCGGAGATCAACGCCACGCTGAGCAAGTCCAAGATCAACGCCGTTGTCGAGGGCAGGCCCAAGCACTACTGGTCGATCTATCAGAAGATGATCGTCAAAGGCCGCGACTTCGACGACATCCACGACCTGGTGGGTGTGCGGATCCTGTGCGACGAGATCCGCGACTGCTACGCCGCGGTCGGCGTCGTGCACTCGCTGTGGCAACCCATGGCGGGGCGGTTCAAGGACTACATCGCCCAGCCCCGCTACGGCGTCTACCAGTCGCTGCACACCACCGTCGTCGGGCCGGAGGGCAAACCGCTGGAGGTGCAGCTCCGCACCCGCGATATGCACCGCACCGCCGAGTACGGCATCGCCGCGCACTGGCGCTACAAAGAAGCCAAGGGCCGCAACAGTTCACCGGCCGGTCACACCGCGGCCGAGATCGACGACATGGCGTGGATGCGCCAACTCCTCGACTGGCAGCGGGAGGCCGCCGACCCCGGCGAGTTCCTGGAGTCGCTGCGCTACGACCTCGCCGTTCAGGAGATCTTCGTCTTCACCCCCAAGGGTGACGTGATCACGCTCCCCGCCGGGTCGACGCCGGTCGACTTCGCCTATGCCGTGCACACCGAGGTCGGGCACCGCTGCATCGGCGCACGCGTCAACGGCCGGCTGGTGGCCTTGGAGCGCAAACTCGAAAACGGCGAAGTCGTCGAGATCTTCACCTCCAAGGCGCAAGGCGCCGGGCCGTCGCGCGACTGGCAGGGCTTCGTGGTGTCCCCGCGTGCGAAGGCCAAGATCCGGCAGTGGTTCGCCAAGGAACGCCGCGAGGAGGCGCTCGAAGCCGGTAAGGACGCCATCGGGCGGGAGGTGCGCCGGGGCGGACTTCCGTTGCAGCGCTTGATGAACGGCGAGTCGATGGCGGCACTGGCCCGCGAACTGCGCTACGCCGACGTCTCGGCGCTCTACACCGCGGTGGGCGAGGGTCACGTCTCGGCGCGGCACGTCGTGCAGCGGCTGCTCGCCCAGTTCGGCGGCGACGACGCGGCCGAGGACGAGCTCGCCGAACGGTCCACCCCGGCCACCATGCCGGTCCGCCAGCGCAGCACCGACGACACCGGCGTCTCGGTGCCCGGGGCGCCGGGGGTGCTGACCAAACTGGCCAAGTGCTGCACGCCGGTGCCGGGCGACCAGATCATGGGCTTCGTCACCCGGGGTGGCGGGGTCAGCGTGCACCGCACCGACTGCACCAACGCCGAATCCCTGCAGGATCAGGCCGAACGCATCATCGACGTGGAGTGGGCGCCGTCCCCGTCGTCGGTGTTCCTGGTGGCCATCCAGGTCGAGGCGCTCGACCGGCACCGGCTGCTCTCCGACGTCACCCGGGTGCTCGCCGACGAGAAGGTCAACATCCTGTCGGCGTCGGTGACCACGTCCAACGACCGGGTGGCGATCAGCCGGTTCACCTTCGAGATGGGCGACCCCAAACACCTGGGTTACCTGCTGCGGGTGGTGCGCAACGTCGAAGGCGTCTTCGACGTCTACCGCGTCACCTCAGCAGCCTGA
- a CDS encoding adenine phosphoribosyltransferase — MEVVAVTGGQERSDRGTGTDISKVIESLMREVADFPHPGVQFKDLTPLLADAEGLSAVTDALAETAEGVDLVAGIDARGFLLGAAVALRLGTGVLAVRKGGKLPPPVHSQTYDLEYGSATLEIPADGLDISGRTVVIIDDVLATGGTVAATHRLLTSGGATVRNAAVVLELTALRGRDVVQPLPVTSLYTV, encoded by the coding sequence ATGGAGGTTGTCGCAGTGACCGGCGGGCAGGAACGAAGTGACCGGGGGACAGGCACCGACATCAGCAAGGTGATCGAGTCGCTGATGCGCGAGGTGGCCGACTTCCCCCACCCCGGCGTCCAGTTCAAGGATCTGACCCCGCTGCTCGCCGACGCCGAGGGTTTGTCGGCGGTCACCGACGCACTCGCCGAGACGGCTGAGGGCGTCGACCTGGTGGCCGGCATCGACGCCCGGGGCTTCCTGCTGGGCGCTGCGGTCGCCCTGCGGCTGGGCACCGGAGTCCTGGCGGTGCGCAAGGGTGGCAAGCTCCCGCCGCCGGTGCACTCGCAGACCTACGACCTCGAATACGGCTCGGCCACGCTGGAGATCCCGGCCGACGGCCTCGACATCTCCGGGCGCACCGTCGTGATCATCGACGACGTGCTGGCGACCGGCGGTACGGTGGCCGCCACGCATCGACTTCTCACCAGCGGCGGCGCGACGGTGCGCAACGCCGCGGTGGTGCTGGAGCTGACCGCCCTGCGGGGGCGTGACGTGGTGCAGCCGCTGCCGGTCACCAGCCTCTACACGGTGTGA
- a CDS encoding ABC transporter substrate-binding protein, giving the protein MPARIRRAAAAAVVASLAAAVVSSCGGSAADAVDYAVDGALVSYNTNTVAGAASGGPQAFARVLTGFNYHGPEGQIVGDHDFGTIAVVGRAPLVLDYQISDKAVYSDGKPVTCDDLVLAWASQSGRFPRFDAANRGGYRDIASVDCAPGQKRARVSFAPDRGLVDFGQLFSATALMPSHILADELGVDVTGALQSGDQPTVERIAEAWNTTWNLTPDVDVKKFPSSGPYKLDSVTGEGAVTLVANDKWWGTPPVTNRITVWPRGADIQERVNEGAYDVVDIAAGSSGILNLPEDYVRADSASAGVEQLIFAPRGPLAAPPARRALAFCTPRDVIARNAEVPIANSRLNPADEDAFSAAESTPEVGQFGVSNPAAARGALANRPLTVRIGYQSPNARLAATVGAIAKACTPAGITVVDAAGPAVSPQTLRANEIDVLLASTGGAPGSGSTGSSALDAYALHTGNGNNLSGYSNPRIDGIIGALAVTSDPKELARLLGEGAPMLWADMPTLPLYRQQRTLLTSSKMYAVSSNPTRWGAGWNMDRWRLSQ; this is encoded by the coding sequence ATGCCTGCTCGGATCCGGCGGGCCGCGGCGGCGGCGGTAGTCGCGTCGTTGGCGGCGGCCGTGGTGTCGTCCTGCGGGGGCAGCGCCGCCGACGCGGTGGACTACGCCGTGGACGGCGCGCTGGTCAGCTACAACACCAACACCGTGGCCGGTGCGGCCTCCGGCGGCCCGCAGGCCTTCGCGCGCGTGCTGACAGGGTTCAACTACCACGGACCCGAAGGACAGATCGTCGGCGATCACGACTTCGGCACCATCGCGGTCGTCGGGCGCGCACCGCTGGTGCTCGACTACCAGATCAGCGACAAGGCGGTCTACTCCGACGGCAAACCGGTGACCTGTGACGATCTCGTGCTGGCGTGGGCGTCGCAGTCCGGGCGTTTTCCGCGGTTCGACGCCGCGAACCGTGGTGGCTACCGCGATATCGCGTCGGTCGACTGCGCACCCGGGCAGAAGCGGGCCCGGGTGTCGTTCGCGCCGGACCGCGGCCTCGTCGACTTCGGGCAGCTGTTCAGCGCCACAGCGCTCATGCCCTCCCACATCCTCGCCGACGAGCTCGGCGTCGACGTCACCGGGGCCCTGCAGTCCGGCGACCAGCCGACCGTCGAGCGCATCGCGGAGGCCTGGAACACCACCTGGAACCTGACCCCGGACGTCGACGTGAAGAAGTTCCCGTCGTCGGGCCCGTACAAGCTGGACTCGGTGACCGGCGAGGGCGCCGTCACGTTGGTCGCCAACGACAAATGGTGGGGCACCCCGCCGGTGACCAACCGGATCACGGTGTGGCCGCGCGGTGCCGACATCCAGGAACGCGTCAACGAGGGCGCCTACGACGTGGTCGACATCGCCGCCGGATCGTCGGGCATCCTCAACCTCCCCGAGGACTACGTCCGCGCCGACAGCGCGTCCGCGGGTGTCGAACAACTGATCTTCGCGCCGCGTGGACCGCTCGCCGCCCCGCCGGCCCGCCGCGCGCTGGCCTTCTGCACACCGCGCGACGTCATCGCCCGCAACGCCGAGGTCCCGATCGCGAACTCACGGCTCAACCCGGCCGACGAGGATGCCTTCAGCGCCGCGGAGTCCACGCCCGAGGTCGGCCAGTTCGGCGTCTCCAATCCCGCTGCCGCCCGGGGTGCACTGGCGAACCGGCCACTGACCGTGCGGATCGGCTACCAGAGCCCCAATGCCAGACTCGCCGCGACAGTCGGCGCCATCGCCAAGGCCTGTACGCCCGCCGGTATCACCGTGGTGGACGCCGCTGGTCCGGCCGTCAGCCCACAGACATTGCGCGCCAACGAAATCGACGTTCTGCTGGCCAGCACGGGCGGGGCGCCGGGCAGCGGTTCCACCGGGTCCTCGGCGTTGGACGCCTATGCGTTGCACACCGGGAACGGCAACAACTTGAGCGGATACTCCAACCCGCGCATCGACGGCATCATCGGGGCGCTGGCGGTCACGTCGGATCCGAAGGAACTCGCCCGGCTGCTGGGGGAGGGCGCACCCATGCTGTGGGCGGATATGCCGACCCTTCCGCTGTACCGTCAGCAGCGCACACTGCTCACCTCGTCGAAGATGTATGCGGTGAGCAGCAATCCGACGCGTTGGGGTGCAGGCTGGAACATGGACCGATGGAGGTTGTCGCAGTGA
- the secF gene encoding protein translocase subunit SecF, with the protein MAAKSHTPATGTSTTAPSTTSTSTTATSTTAPKHGFFVRLYTGTGAFEVIGRRKMWYAVSGVIVLIALASILIRGFTFGIDFEGGTKVSMPVAGANGNADVTQVETVFSDTLGKAPESVVTVGSGDTATVQIRSETLTNEEAAKLRTALFDRFQPKGENGQPSEQAISDSAVSETWGGQITDKALIALGVFLVLASLYIGFRYERWMALSAMVTLFFDLIVTAGVYSLVGFEVSPATVIGLLTILGFSLYDTVIVFDKVEENTQGFEHTTRRTFAEQANLAVNQTFMRSINTSLISVLPIIALMVIAVWLLGVGTLMDLALVQLVGVIVGTYSSIFFATPLLVSLRERTPLVRDHTRRVLNRRKPGGRSAPVAASPETLEDDEPEKVSTASNASTASTVTTTPVAEKPAPGAKPSRPAAGRPSRPTGKRNPRGR; encoded by the coding sequence ATGGCGGCCAAATCGCACACCCCGGCGACCGGAACCTCGACGACGGCGCCGTCGACAACATCGACCTCGACGACAGCGACCTCGACGACGGCGCCCAAGCACGGATTCTTCGTCCGCCTCTACACCGGCACCGGCGCGTTCGAGGTCATCGGGCGCCGCAAGATGTGGTACGCGGTCAGCGGCGTGATCGTCCTGATCGCGCTCGCCAGCATCCTGATTCGCGGCTTCACCTTCGGGATCGACTTCGAAGGCGGCACCAAGGTCTCGATGCCCGTGGCGGGAGCCAACGGCAACGCCGACGTCACCCAGGTGGAGACCGTCTTCAGCGACACCCTCGGCAAGGCGCCGGAGTCGGTGGTCACCGTCGGCAGCGGCGACACCGCGACCGTTCAGATCCGGTCCGAGACGCTGACCAACGAGGAGGCCGCGAAGCTGCGCACCGCGCTGTTCGACCGCTTCCAGCCCAAGGGTGAGAACGGGCAGCCCAGCGAGCAGGCGATCAGCGATTCGGCGGTGTCGGAGACGTGGGGCGGGCAGATCACCGACAAGGCGCTGATCGCGCTCGGGGTGTTCCTGGTACTGGCCTCGCTCTACATCGGCTTTCGGTACGAGCGGTGGATGGCGCTCTCGGCGATGGTCACGCTGTTCTTCGACTTGATCGTGACCGCGGGGGTGTACTCACTCGTCGGCTTCGAGGTGAGCCCCGCCACGGTGATCGGTCTGCTCACCATCCTCGGTTTCTCGCTGTACGACACGGTGATCGTGTTCGACAAGGTCGAGGAGAACACGCAGGGCTTCGAACACACGACCCGTCGAACATTCGCCGAACAGGCCAACCTCGCGGTCAACCAGACGTTCATGCGGTCGATCAACACCAGCCTGATCTCGGTGCTGCCGATCATCGCGCTGATGGTCATCGCGGTATGGCTGTTGGGCGTCGGCACGCTGATGGACCTCGCGCTCGTCCAGCTGGTCGGCGTCATCGTCGGCACCTACTCGTCGATCTTCTTCGCCACGCCGCTGCTGGTCTCGCTGCGCGAACGCACCCCACTCGTGCGTGACCACACCCGCCGGGTGCTCAACCGGCGCAAGCCCGGCGGCAGGTCCGCTCCCGTGGCCGCGTCGCCCGAGACGCTCGAGGACGACGAACCGGAGAAGGTCTCGACCGCGTCGAACGCTTCAACCGCGTCGACCGTGACGACCACCCCCGTCGCCGAGAAACCGGCGCCCGGTGCGAAACCCTCCCGGCCCGCCGCCGGCAGGCCCAGCCGCCCCACGGGTAAGCGCAACCCCCGGGGCCGGTAG
- the secD gene encoding protein translocase subunit SecD — protein MASSSAPVHPARYLSLFLVLLVGAFLLVFLTGDKKADPKLGIDLQGGTRVTLTARTPDGSPPSRESLAQAQQIISARVDGLGVSGSEVVVDGDNLVITVPGNDGNEARNLGQTARLYIRPVVHAMQAQPAAQQGGEQGAPGQPQQAPDGAPGVPGVPGVPDMVPQPGPPEAPPAGTQPAPQPAPQPRPYPQQPAPSPTDPAPAPTPAPPAPGGPAAPTPAPGLPNERADLAQRIADEKQLRQSNDPSIQLLALQFQATRCGEDDVLAGNDDPNLPLITCSTDGQTVYLLNKSIINGEQIANASSGLDNQRGEYIVDLEFKSDAAQIWADFTAANVGTQTAFTMDSRVVSAPEIQEAIPGGRTQINGRFTADSARELANVLKYGSLPLSFESSEAETVSATLGLASLKAGLIAGAIGLAAVLLYSLLYYRMLGALIALSLVASGAMVFAILVLLGRYINYTLDLAGIAGLIIGIGTTADSFVVFFERIKDEIREGRSFRSAVPRGWARARKTIVSGNAVTFLAAAVLYFLAVGQVKGFAFTLGLTTILDVVVVFLVTWPLVYLASKTTWLAKPKYNGLGAVQQIARERRAAAHATAGQG, from the coding sequence GTGGCATCGTCTTCGGCGCCGGTACATCCTGCCCGCTATCTGTCGCTCTTCCTGGTGCTTCTGGTCGGCGCCTTCCTCCTGGTCTTCCTGACCGGTGACAAGAAGGCTGACCCGAAGCTCGGAATCGACCTGCAGGGCGGTACCCGCGTCACCCTGACCGCGCGTACACCCGACGGCTCCCCGCCGAGCCGGGAGTCGCTGGCGCAGGCCCAGCAGATCATCAGCGCGCGTGTCGACGGGCTCGGGGTGTCGGGTTCCGAGGTGGTCGTCGACGGCGACAACCTCGTGATCACCGTTCCGGGTAACGACGGCAACGAGGCCCGCAACCTCGGTCAGACCGCGCGGCTCTACATCCGGCCGGTCGTGCACGCCATGCAGGCGCAACCGGCCGCGCAGCAGGGCGGCGAACAAGGGGCCCCCGGACAGCCGCAGCAGGCGCCGGACGGCGCACCCGGTGTGCCGGGGGTGCCGGGGGTGCCCGACATGGTGCCCCAGCCGGGCCCGCCCGAGGCACCGCCGGCCGGCACCCAGCCGGCCCCGCAGCCCGCCCCGCAACCCCGGCCCTATCCGCAGCAGCCGGCCCCGTCGCCGACCGACCCCGCACCGGCGCCCACCCCCGCGCCACCGGCTCCGGGCGGACCGGCCGCACCCACACCGGCACCGGGCCTGCCCAACGAGCGTGCCGACCTCGCGCAGCGCATCGCCGACGAGAAGCAGTTGCGGCAGAGCAACGACCCGTCGATTCAGCTGCTTGCCCTGCAGTTCCAGGCCACCCGCTGCGGTGAGGACGACGTGCTCGCGGGCAACGACGATCCCAACCTGCCGCTGATCACCTGCTCGACCGACGGGCAGACGGTGTACCTGCTGAACAAGTCGATCATCAACGGTGAGCAGATCGCCAACGCGTCGTCGGGTCTGGACAACCAGCGCGGCGAGTACATCGTCGACCTCGAGTTCAAGAGCGACGCCGCCCAGATCTGGGCCGATTTCACTGCCGCCAACGTCGGCACACAGACCGCGTTCACGATGGACTCCCGCGTGGTGAGCGCCCCCGAGATCCAGGAGGCCATCCCGGGCGGCCGGACGCAGATCAACGGGCGGTTCACCGCGGACTCGGCGCGTGAACTGGCCAACGTCCTCAAGTACGGCTCGCTGCCGTTGTCCTTCGAATCATCCGAAGCCGAAACAGTCTCGGCCACACTGGGACTCGCATCGCTGAAGGCAGGCCTGATCGCCGGTGCCATCGGTCTGGCGGCGGTGCTGCTGTACTCGCTTCTCTACTACCGCATGCTCGGCGCGCTGATCGCCCTGTCGCTGGTGGCCTCCGGGGCCATGGTGTTCGCGATCCTCGTGCTGCTCGGCCGCTACATCAACTACACCCTCGACCTCGCCGGCATCGCCGGTCTGATCATCGGTATCGGCACCACCGCGGACTCCTTCGTCGTGTTCTTCGAACGCATCAAGGACGAGATCCGCGAGGGACGGTCGTTCCGGTCGGCGGTGCCACGCGGTTGGGCCAGAGCGCGTAAGACGATCGTGTCCGGTAATGCCGTGACGTTCCTGGCCGCCGCGGTGCTCTACTTCCTGGCCGTCGGCCAGGTGAAGGGCTTCGCGTTCACTCTCGGGCTCACGACCATTCTCGACGTCGTCGTGGTGTTCCTGGTGACGTGGCCGCTGGTGTACCTCGCGTCGAAGACCACATGGCTGGCCAAGCCGAAGTACAACGGCCTCGGGGCGGTCCAGCAGATCGCGCGCGAACGACGGGCGGCCGCGCACGCGACCGCGGGACAGGGATAG
- the yajC gene encoding preprotein translocase subunit YajC produces the protein MDLVVFLPLLIILGAFMFFASRRQKKAMQATIDLHESLQIGDRVHTTSGLQGTVTGITDDDVLLEIAPGVVTTWMKLAVRDRIEAVDEPEADDSTPTEIFDSPITETASDPDRSKRD, from the coding sequence ATGGACTTGGTCGTATTCCTTCCCCTTCTCATCATTCTCGGCGCGTTCATGTTCTTCGCGTCGCGCCGCCAGAAGAAGGCCATGCAGGCCACCATCGATCTGCACGAATCGCTGCAGATCGGTGACCGTGTCCACACCACCTCCGGCCTGCAGGGCACCGTCACCGGCATCACCGACGACGACGTCCTGCTCGAGATCGCCCCCGGCGTCGTCACCACCTGGATGAAGCTGGCCGTACGCGATCGCATCGAGGCCGTCGACGAGCCCGAGGCCGACGACTCGACGCCCACCGAGATCTTCGACAGCCCCATCACGGAGACGGCCTCCGATCCGGACCGCTCCAAGCGAGACTGA